A window of Motilibacter peucedani genomic DNA:
CGATAAGCGTACTTACTACCGGAGGGACGACACGATGGTCGACTACACGCACAGCCTGGACACCACTGCCGACGCTGCAGCGGTGTGGGCGCTCTACGCCGACCCCGCCTCCTGGCCCTCGTGGGACGGTGGGTGCGAGCGCCAGGAGCTCGACGGCCCGCTCGCCGCCGGCACCACGGGCCGGTTCACGCCGGCGGGCGGCGAGCCGCTGCCCTTCACGGTCACCTGGGCGCAGCCGGGTGCCGGCTTCACCGACGAGTTCGAGCTTCCCGGCGCGGTGCTGCGCGGCACCCACACGCTCACCCCGCTGGCCGACGGGGGCACGCGCATCACCCACCGCATGGAGCTCACCGGCCCGGCGGCCGACGAGCTGGCACAGCACATCTGGGCCGGCATCACCGACGACATCCCGCTCACCGTCGCGGCGCTCGCACGCGCCGCAGGAGCGGTTCACGCGGCAGTGCCCGCGGGATGAGCGGGCAGCGGCAGGGCCCCGGCGCGGGGGAGAGCCCGGGGTTCCTGCTCTGGCGCGCGACCCTGCGCTGGCAGCGCGTCATGGCGGCGACGCTCGCGCCGCTCGAGCTCACGCACGTGCAGTTCGTGCTGTTGGCGTCGGCGTTCTGGCTGGGGAGCACCGAGGGTCGTCCGCCCAGCCAGCGCGAGCTCGCCGACCACGCCGCCAGCGACGTGATGACGACCAGCTCGGTGGTGCGCGCGCTCGAGGGCAAGGGGCTCGTCGAGCGGGTGCCCGACGCGACCGACGCGCGGGTGCGGCGAGTCGTGGTGACAGCTGCCGGCGCGGAGCTCGCACAGCGGGCGATGTCGCAGGTCGAGCAGGCCGACCGCACCTTCTTCGCCGAGTCGGCCGGCGGTGCCGACGAGGCCGTGGTGCTCGAGCTCCTGCGCGGGCTCGCCGGCTGGCCGGCCGGGGGCCGTCTGACAGGATGACGCCCGTGCTCAAGGTCGCCGTGCCCAACAAGGGCTCCCTGTCCGCCGCTGCCAGCGAGATGCTCAAGGAAGCGGGCTACGCCCAGCGCAGCGACCCCCGCGAGCTCGCCCTCCACGACGCGGCCAACGACGTCGAGTTCTTCTTCCTGCGCCCGCGCGACATCGCCGTCTACGTCGGCTCCGGGCAGCTCGACGTCGGCATCACCGGCCGCGACCTGCTCCTCGACTCCGGCGCGCCCGCCGAGGAGGTGCTCCCGCTCGGCTTCGCCCGCTCGACCTTCCGCTACGCCGCGCGGGTCGGCACCGCGACGAGCCCGGCCGACTTCGAGGGCAAGCGGGTGGCGACCTCCTACGCCGGGCTCGTCTCGGCGCACCTGGGCGAGCTCGGGGTGAGCGCCGAGGTGATCCGCCTCGACGGCGCGGTGGAGACCTCCGTGCGCCTCGGGCTGGCCGACGCCATCGCCGACGTCGTCGAGACCGGCACGACGCTGCGCCAGGCAGGTCTCGAGGTGCTGGGCGAGCCGATCCTGCGCAGCGAGGCCGTCCTCGCGCGCCGCGTCGGCGCCCCGGGCAACCCGGCGGTCGACCAGCTGGTGCGCCGGATCCAGGGCGTCATCATCGCCCGGCAGTACGTCCTCATGGACTACGACGTCCGCGCCGAGCTGGTCGCCGAGGCCGTCGGCATCACCCCCGGCCTCGAGTCGCCCACCGTGTCGCCCCTGCACGACAAGGGCTGGGTCGCGGTGCGCGCGATGGTCAAGTCGGCCGAGACCAACCGCGTCATGGACGAGCTCTGGGAGCTCGGCGCCCGCGGCATCCTGGTCACCGGCATCCACGCGTGCCGCCTCTGAGCCCGCGGGCGGCACCGGGCGAGCGGCGAGTGCCACAGCTCCCGCACGTCTTCCGCCCGCGGTGGGCCCGGTGGGTGCCGCTGGGCTTCGCCGGTGCCCTGCTGGTCGGCGGGCTGCTCCTCGCGCTCGCCAGCAGCGGCTGGCCGGCGGCCGACCGCATCCTCATGGTCGCCACGACGCTGGCCACCACGTGGTTCCTCCACCGGCTCTCGGCGGTGCGGGTGCGGGCCGACGACGAGGGGCTCACCGTCGTCAACCTGCGTGGCCGTCGGCGGCTGGCCTGGGCGCAGGTCGTCGGCGTGCGGCTCGGCGACGACGACCCCTGGCTCGTCCTCGACGTGTCGGACGGCACGACCGTCTCGGCCATGGGGGTGCAGGGCTCGGAGGGCGCGTACGCTCGCGAGCAGGCCCTGCAGATCGCTCGGCTGGTGGCGCGCCGCTCGCGGGTGACGGGCGACGGCCGGCCGGGCCGCTGAGCCGGAGAGGGAGGCCGCCGTGGGGATGATGCGCTGGATGCGCGGCAACGACTCGGCCAGTGCCGGCATGATCGGCGCCGGGCTCAACGAGCTGCACGCGGCCTTCAACGGCACCAAGAAGACGCTCGTCGTCGAGCGCGAGTCGCGCGCCCTGCGCCGCGACGACGAGGCACAGGAGGGCGACGCGCCCCCGGAGCAGCAGCGGGGCGCCGCGTGGTCGGGTGCGCCGTCGGTCACGATCCGCCGCTCCGACGCGGCCGAGGCGGCGGAGCGCGCGCGGACCCTCGACGAGGGCCCCTCAGTCGCCCAGTAGCACCGCGACGTCGTCGCCGCCGGAGCCCTGCGGTGGAGCGCCGTCGACGCGCAGGTCGGCCCGCCGGCGGGTCCCCTCGGCGATGAAGTGCGCGCTCTCGAGCTCGCGCCAGCGCAGCCACTCCGCACGCAGCCCCTCGCCGTCGCGCTCGAGGCCGC
This region includes:
- a CDS encoding SRPBCC family protein, whose translation is MVDYTHSLDTTADAAAVWALYADPASWPSWDGGCERQELDGPLAAGTTGRFTPAGGEPLPFTVTWAQPGAGFTDEFELPGAVLRGTHTLTPLADGGTRITHRMELTGPAADELAQHIWAGITDDIPLTVAALARAAGAVHAAVPAG
- a CDS encoding MarR family winged helix-turn-helix transcriptional regulator produces the protein MSGQRQGPGAGESPGFLLWRATLRWQRVMAATLAPLELTHVQFVLLASAFWLGSTEGRPPSQRELADHAASDVMTTSSVVRALEGKGLVERVPDATDARVRRVVVTAAGAELAQRAMSQVEQADRTFFAESAGGADEAVVLELLRGLAGWPAGGRLTG
- the hisG gene encoding ATP phosphoribosyltransferase, with translation MLKVAVPNKGSLSAAASEMLKEAGYAQRSDPRELALHDAANDVEFFFLRPRDIAVYVGSGQLDVGITGRDLLLDSGAPAEEVLPLGFARSTFRYAARVGTATSPADFEGKRVATSYAGLVSAHLGELGVSAEVIRLDGAVETSVRLGLADAIADVVETGTTLRQAGLEVLGEPILRSEAVLARRVGAPGNPAVDQLVRRIQGVIIARQYVLMDYDVRAELVAEAVGITPGLESPTVSPLHDKGWVAVRAMVKSAETNRVMDELWELGARGILVTGIHACRL
- a CDS encoding PH domain-containing protein is translated as MPQLPHVFRPRWARWVPLGFAGALLVGGLLLALASSGWPAADRILMVATTLATTWFLHRLSAVRVRADDEGLTVVNLRGRRRLAWAQVVGVRLGDDDPWLVLDVSDGTTVSAMGVQGSEGAYAREQALQIARLVARRSRVTGDGRPGR